A genomic stretch from Fusibacter sp. A1 includes:
- a CDS encoding SigB/SigF/SigG family RNA polymerase sigma factor, producing the protein MAKRGSIHERTIYSDYETKALFRLYSDDKNLVLRNELVNRHLYISEILAKKYINKGIDYEDIFQVAALGLIYAIERFDVERGFEFSSFATPTIIGEIKKYFRDKGWSVRVPRRIQELSKKINVAKVKLQQDLQRVPKIEDIADYLSCTQEQVIEAMEASQVYTPKSLDITYDSSGDDKDIQLMDIVGEDDKYFDIIENKDFIEKCMEKLNPVEIKIIKDRFFQNKTQINVADELGVSQMTVSRMEKKIIKKFQKEYRKLTEI; encoded by the coding sequence ATGGCTAAGAGAGGCAGCATACACGAGCGCACAATCTATAGTGACTATGAAACCAAGGCGTTGTTTAGATTATACAGTGACGACAAAAATCTTGTTTTAAGGAATGAGCTAGTAAACAGACATTTGTACATAAGTGAGATATTAGCTAAAAAGTACATCAATAAAGGAATCGATTATGAAGATATCTTTCAGGTGGCGGCACTTGGATTGATTTATGCGATCGAACGATTTGATGTAGAGCGAGGTTTCGAGTTTTCTAGTTTTGCCACACCGACCATCATTGGAGAAATTAAAAAGTATTTCAGAGACAAAGGTTGGTCTGTGCGTGTACCGAGAAGAATTCAGGAATTATCAAAGAAAATCAATGTGGCAAAAGTAAAATTGCAGCAAGATCTTCAAAGAGTACCTAAGATAGAAGATATAGCGGATTATTTGTCTTGTACACAGGAGCAAGTAATCGAAGCTATGGAAGCAAGTCAAGTCTACACTCCTAAATCACTTGATATCACCTATGACAGTTCTGGTGACGATAAGGATATTCAGTTAATGGATATTGTAGGTGAGGATGATAAGTATTTTGATATCATTGAAAACAAGGATTTCATCGAAAAATGCATGGAAAAACTTAATCCTGTAGAAATTAAGATCATCAAAGATAGGTTCTTCCAGAATAAGACACAGATAAATGTTGCTGATGAACTGGGAGTTTCTCAAATGACCGTTTCCAGAATGGAAAAGAAAATAATAAAGAAATTCCAGAAAGAGTATCGAAAACTAACTGAAATTTAG
- a CDS encoding ATP-binding protein, translating into MSEVVTIQLPSKAEYVSIARLTTSVIANNIGFDFEEIEDIKVAVGEACNNAVLHSNNEIECYTVNFHVNEKQFAVEIIDKGIGFDMKSYHEPDLEHPKVGGLGIFIMKSLMDEVEVKSSPQEGTAIKLIKHIV; encoded by the coding sequence ATGAGCGAAGTCGTTACAATTCAGTTACCATCAAAAGCGGAATATGTCAGTATCGCAAGGCTTACCACTTCAGTAATAGCCAACAATATTGGATTTGATTTCGAAGAAATTGAAGATATTAAAGTTGCTGTTGGTGAAGCATGTAATAACGCAGTACTTCATAGCAACAACGAAATAGAATGCTATACCGTCAATTTTCATGTTAATGAAAAGCAATTTGCGGTTGAAATTATCGACAAGGGTATTGGATTTGATATGAAATCTTACCATGAACCCGATTTAGAACACCCAAAAGTAGGTGGTTTAGGTATTTTCATCATGAAATCACTAATGGATGAAGTAGAAGTAAAATCGTCACCACAAGAAGGTACAGCTATCAAATTAATCAAACACATCGTCTAA
- a CDS encoding STAS domain-containing protein produces MALKLKKNYNDTISAWHVDIAGEVDIHTSGNLKDVLNTILNDREADIQLNCEDLVYIDSTGLGVLIGILKRVKKNDNNIIIVNAKSNIAKLLNITGLDKIFVIGQNS; encoded by the coding sequence ATGGCCTTGAAACTCAAGAAGAACTACAATGATACAATTAGCGCGTGGCATGTTGATATTGCGGGAGAAGTTGATATTCATACATCAGGAAATCTTAAAGATGTGCTCAATACGATTCTTAACGATCGTGAAGCGGACATACAGTTAAACTGTGAGGATCTCGTATACATCGACAGTACGGGACTTGGCGTCTTGATAGGAATACTCAAGCGAGTGAAAAAAAATGATAATAATATCATAATCGTCAATGCAAAATCTAATATTGCAAAATTGCTCAATATTACAGGACTAGATAAGATTTTTGTAATAGGACAAAATAGTTAA